The following proteins are encoded in a genomic region of Actinomadura sp. NAK00032:
- a CDS encoding SAM-dependent methyltransferase: MGDSAPGTGPRPEPDIDDTVPQSARIWNYWLGGKDNYPVDRAAGDQFVAAYPQIVDIARHSRAFLSRAVRYLAGTVGIRQFLDIGTGLPTVDNTHEVAQRVAPESRIVYVDSDPLVLSHARALLTSRPEGATSYVDADLRDPARILAEAGRTLDLGRPVGLMLLNILGHVADYDEARAVVRQLMGALPAGSHLVIADGTDVITGEAFRSAIEMWNQASDAPYHLRTPELIAGFFADVEILEPGVVPVSRWRAEPGPFGEPDEVDEYCAVGVKRS, encoded by the coding sequence GTGGGAGATTCGGCACCGGGTACCGGTCCGCGACCGGAACCCGACATCGACGACACGGTGCCGCAGTCCGCGCGCATCTGGAACTACTGGCTGGGCGGCAAGGACAACTACCCCGTCGACCGGGCCGCCGGCGACCAGTTCGTCGCCGCCTACCCGCAGATCGTGGACATCGCCCGGCACTCGCGGGCCTTCCTCTCCCGCGCCGTCCGGTACCTGGCGGGCACCGTCGGCATCCGGCAGTTCCTCGACATCGGCACCGGCCTGCCCACCGTCGACAACACCCACGAGGTCGCGCAGCGCGTCGCGCCCGAGTCCCGCATCGTCTACGTCGACAGCGACCCGCTCGTCCTCTCGCACGCCCGCGCGCTGCTGACCAGCAGGCCGGAGGGTGCCACCAGCTACGTCGACGCCGACCTGCGCGACCCGGCCCGCATCCTCGCCGAGGCCGGCCGCACCCTCGACCTCGGCCGGCCCGTCGGGCTGATGCTGCTGAACATCCTCGGGCACGTCGCCGACTACGACGAGGCGCGCGCGGTCGTGCGGCAGCTCATGGGAGCGCTGCCGGCCGGCAGCCACCTGGTGATCGCCGACGGCACGGACGTCATCACCGGCGAGGCGTTCCGCAGCGCCATCGAGATGTGGAACCAGGCCAGCGACGCCCCCTACCACCTGCGCACCCCCGAGCTGATCGCCGGCTTCTTCGCGGACGTGGAGATCCTGGAGCCGGGGGTCGTGCCGGTGTCGCGGTGGCGCGCCGAGCCCGGCCCGTTCGGCGAGCCGGACGAGGTGGACGAGTACTGCGCCGTGGGCGTGAAGAGATCATGA
- a CDS encoding helix-turn-helix transcriptional regulator, whose translation MVVGAQLRRFREAAGISTEAAGYEIRGSHSKISRMELGRVGFKERDIADLLTLYGVTDPGVRDTLLELAGHAGTPGWWHAYGDVVPGWYEPYLGLEQGALIARVYEVQDVPELLQTPGYARALLSARHPDASKDEIERRVELRMARRRVFERPDPLKLWAVLDEAVLRRVVGGPRTMRAQIEHLIEMAARPNVTVQVLPFTTGGHAAESGPVTLLRFAEPELPDVVYLEQLTGALYPDRAADIARYRDVLDRIGVQAEPPSRTPQILRTILAP comes from the coding sequence ATGGTGGTCGGCGCGCAGCTGCGCCGCTTCCGCGAGGCGGCCGGGATCTCCACCGAGGCCGCCGGGTACGAGATCCGCGGCTCGCACTCCAAGATCAGCCGGATGGAGCTCGGCCGCGTCGGCTTCAAGGAGCGCGACATCGCCGACCTGCTGACCCTCTACGGCGTGACCGACCCCGGCGTCCGCGACACGCTGCTGGAGCTGGCCGGGCACGCCGGCACCCCCGGCTGGTGGCACGCGTACGGCGACGTGGTGCCCGGCTGGTACGAGCCCTACCTCGGGCTGGAGCAGGGCGCCCTGATCGCCCGCGTGTACGAGGTCCAGGACGTCCCGGAGCTGCTGCAGACCCCCGGCTACGCCCGCGCCCTCCTGTCCGCCCGCCACCCGGACGCGTCCAAGGACGAGATCGAGCGCCGGGTCGAGCTGCGCATGGCGCGCCGCCGCGTGTTCGAGCGCCCCGACCCGCTGAAGCTGTGGGCCGTCCTGGACGAGGCGGTGCTGCGCCGCGTCGTCGGCGGCCCCCGGACCATGCGCGCGCAGATCGAGCACCTGATCGAGATGGCGGCGCGGCCGAACGTCACCGTGCAGGTGCTGCCGTTCACCACGGGCGGCCACGCGGCCGAGAGCGGCCCGGTGACGCTGCTGCGCTTCGCCGAGCCCGAACTGCCCGACGTCGTCTACCTGGAGCAGCTCACCGGCGCCCTGTACCCCGACCGCGCCGCCGACATCGCCCGCTACCGCGACGTCCTGGACCGGATCGGCGTCCAGGCCGAACCGCCGTCCCGCACTCCGCAGATCCTCCGCACCATTCTCGCCCCCTGA
- a CDS encoding dihydrofolate reductase family protein translates to MRKIINSTYVSLDGVIEKPQKWTAAYFQDEAAAYARELLFSCGALLMGRRTFDGFSQAWPAMREAAGDFGVRMNTLPHYVVSDSLRKPGWGDTTAIPRAAAVAEITGLKERGGQDILQYGFGPVTRTLIEHGLLDELRLWVHPVFVGSAAPENLIARSGFSAAFEPAGVTTFKTGVVIATYVPARE, encoded by the coding sequence ATGCGCAAGATCATCAATTCGACGTACGTGTCACTCGACGGCGTCATCGAGAAGCCGCAGAAATGGACGGCGGCCTACTTCCAGGACGAGGCCGCCGCCTACGCGCGGGAGCTGCTGTTCTCGTGCGGCGCCCTGCTCATGGGGCGCCGGACGTTCGACGGCTTCTCCCAGGCGTGGCCCGCGATGCGGGAGGCGGCCGGCGACTTCGGCGTCCGGATGAACACCCTCCCCCACTACGTCGTGTCCGACTCGCTGCGGAAGCCGGGCTGGGGCGACACGACGGCGATCCCCCGCGCGGCGGCGGTCGCCGAGATCACCGGGCTCAAGGAGCGCGGCGGCCAGGACATCCTCCAGTACGGGTTCGGCCCGGTGACGCGGACGCTCATCGAGCACGGCCTGCTGGACGAGCTGCGCCTGTGGGTCCACCCCGTCTTCGTCGGCTCCGCCGCCCCGGAGAACCTGATCGCCCGCTCCGGCTTCTCGGCCGCGTTCGAGCCGGCCGGCGTCACGACGTTCAAGACCGGCGTCGTCATCGCGACCTACGTACCGGCCAGGGAGTAG